A segment of the Deltaproteobacteria bacterium genome:
ATCGGGCTGCCACGCATGGACGACATCGCCGAGTTCTTCAAAGTCTTTGCCAAGCTTGCTGAAGGACCCTAACATCTCACGTCACCGTGTCCAGCGAACACTTCTCGGGCAGGATCAGATGCTAAACAGGACGCATGATGCTGGTCGCGCTGATTCCCCCGCCGTCGGATCCGGCATTCGCGGCCGCGTTCTACAGCAGCATGTTGGGCGATGGTTGGAGCGTGAGCGGTTTCGGCAACCAGGACGACGTGCCCGATGGCGTTGCTGCCGAGGTCGAGTTCGTTATTGCTCCGCCGCCGGGCCCGGTGGACGCCCGCCTGATTGCACGGGCGCCGAAGCTGAAGCTGATCCAAGTTCCCGGGCACGGCTTCGACCATGTTAATGTCGCCGACGCCGCTGCGGCGGGCGTGCCGGTCGCCACCGTGGCCTCATCCGGCGCGGAGGCGCACACGGTGGCCGAGATGACGCTCCTGCTCGCGGGCGTGGCGATCCGGCGCATTATCGCGGGCGACGCGGCGGTGCGCGCGGGCAACTGGGGGAGCCTCGCCATGCTGCAGCATGGCGTCTTGGAGTTGGCGGGCAAGACGTTTGGAATCATCGGCTTGGGGCGTATCGGGCGCGAAGTCGCCAAGCGTGCCCGTGCGTTCGATATGCGCGTCATCTACAACGCCGCCGCGCGTTCGGATCCCGCGACCGAGATGAGTCTGGGGGCGGAGTTCCGGGAGTTGGATACCCTTCTATCCGAGAGCGACATCGTGTCTCTGCACCTTCCCCTGACACCGCAGACGCGCGGCCTGATCGGCGCGCGCGCGCTGGCGCTGATGAAATCCCAGGCCGTGCTGGTCAATACTGCTCGCGGCCAGCTCGTCGACTCCGCCGCGCTGGCGCGTGCCCTGAGGGAGGGGCGGATCGGCGCGGCCGCCGTCGATGTCTTCGATCCCGAGCCGCCGCTGCCGGATGATCCACTGCGGCAGGCGCCGAACTGCGTGCTCTCGCCGCACATGGCCGGCGTAACCGCCGAGTCGGTGATGCGAATTCTCACCGCTGCCCTCGATAACTGCCGGCGGGTTGGCCGCGGCGAACCCCCGCAAGACGTAATTGCGGCCGCGGACGGATGTCACGCGTGAGGTGGTCAGTTGGAAACCACGATGGTCGCGGGCTGGTCGTGGGCGGAAACGATGGCAGGCTTCTCGGTGACGCACGCGGGCCGGCTCGCGTCGCCTCGGGGCGGATGCTACAAATCGGCTCTGACCGACACGGTTCCGGAAATGGTGGCTGATGGCGAAGTTGCGTGTGCTGCACGAGAGCGGCGAGCCCGAGCGGGTAATCGAGTTCGACGTGAGCAAGTCTCCCTTTCAACACGACGGCCGGCCCGGCTCGATTTTGGACGTGCTGCTGGGCCACGGGGTGCACCTCGGTCACGCCTGCGGCGGCAACTGCGCTTGCACCACCTGCCACGTGGTCATCAAGCAGGGGGCCGAGCTGTTGTCGCCACAGTGCGAGAGTGAAGATGACCTGCTGGATAAAGCACCGGGGCTTACCCCCACCTCGCGCCTGGGTTGCCAGGCGGTGGTAGAGCGCGACGGGGAGGTAGTCGTGCTGATCCCGCGCTTCACCATCAATCTCGCATGAGCGGATCGGGAAGCATTGCGGCCGGCGCGACCACGGGCATGGCGGACGCACTTCGAGTGACATACGAGGCCGTCGTCGAGCAGATCATCGAGCACGACCGGACGACCCGCTCGCTGTGGCTGCGGCTGCCGGCCGATCGACCCCTGCGGTTCGTGCCAGGCCAGTTCATATCGCTGCAACTGCCGGCCGGCGGGCAGACGCTGACGCGGGCGTACTCCATCGCTTCGGACCCCGAGACTGCTGACTGCCTCGAGCTTTGCCTGGACCTGGTCCCGGACGGTCTGGGCTCGCAGTATCTGTTCAGCCTGCCGCTGGGCGCGCGCATTCACTTCACCGGTCCGTGGGGCGCGTTCACCCTGTCCGCGCCGCCGGCAGCTGAAGTCGTGTTTCTGGCCGATGCTACGGGGATTGTGCCGATCCGGCCGATGCTGCGCCGGGTGCTCAGAGCGGAGCCCGGGTTCCCCGTCCGCTTGCATCACCGTGCGCCCGCGGCGGCTGGGCATCTGTATTCAGACGAGTGGCAGGGCTGGCAGCGCACCTGCCCGCGCTTCGAG
Coding sequences within it:
- a CDS encoding FAD-dependent oxidoreductase; the protein is MSGSGSIAAGATTGMADALRVTYEAVVEQIIEHDRTTRSLWLRLPADRPLRFVPGQFISLQLPAGGQTLTRAYSIASDPETADCLELCLDLVPDGLGSQYLFSLPLGARIHFTGPWGAFTLSAPPAAEVVFLADATGIVPIRPMLRRVLRAEPGFPVRLHHRAPAAAGHLYSDEWQGWQRTCPRFEFDALSADSASALLALTRDRYVNGDGDRSRHFYVCGVGDIVTELRDLLRGAGYARRAVQYEKW
- a CDS encoding 2Fe-2S iron-sulfur cluster binding domain-containing protein translates to MAKLRVLHESGEPERVIEFDVSKSPFQHDGRPGSILDVLLGHGVHLGHACGGNCACTTCHVVIKQGAELLSPQCESEDDLLDKAPGLTPTSRLGCQAVVERDGEVVVLIPRFTINLA
- a CDS encoding phosphoglycerate dehydrogenase; this encodes MMLVALIPPPSDPAFAAAFYSSMLGDGWSVSGFGNQDDVPDGVAAEVEFVIAPPPGPVDARLIARAPKLKLIQVPGHGFDHVNVADAAAAGVPVATVASSGAEAHTVAEMTLLLAGVAIRRIIAGDAAVRAGNWGSLAMLQHGVLELAGKTFGIIGLGRIGREVAKRARAFDMRVIYNAAARSDPATEMSLGAEFRELDTLLSESDIVSLHLPLTPQTRGLIGARALALMKSQAVLVNTARGQLVDSAALARALREGRIGAAAVDVFDPEPPLPDDPLRQAPNCVLSPHMAGVTAESVMRILTAALDNCRRVGRGEPPQDVIAAADGCHA